TATGCTGTATGTGTATGCATATGCAACGCTAACAAAAGCGCATTTTCTACGACGTTAACCCACTCGTAGGCGTGTCTGTACACGTgcgaaaattaaataaagacaTTCGAGTTATGCGGCGCGAGGTTCAAGCGAGGCGTTGCATGCTAACGAGCGCAGTGTAAAGATATATAATGATACTGAATAAAAAGAATTCACTTAAAAAACGTATTTTTCCGAATCGACTTGATTTGGCGCGCCGCTGttggattaaatttttttccgtCGATCCGGGAAAGAAGCTTACTccaaagctctcgcgcgcactgcACGCGTGACGAAGTCCGGTTATTTGTGTAAAGTACTGCGCGCTGTGACGGCGCTAAGTAACGACGGAATTTCGCGCGGCGTCCGAAAACGACAGCTGTGACGAATTCGCTTTCTATCAATTAATCGTCACGTCCTCCCGTCcgagtatacatatatgtatagctGCGTTTGTGCACGAGAGtacaaaaaatgaaacaacATAGCTTCGTCCGTAAAAACAAGTGGACTCGCGTTGATTAGCAATTCTCACCGGCGCTGAAAGAGCTGATTTATAAAACACCTGCAGCGATCGAGAGCGCGAGAAACCTGCTTCGGTATTGATGATACTATTTCGATTCGCTTTGCAATTAGCAATTCGGAGCTCGCGTGAATCGAATGTAATTTAAACGAGGTTGTTTCGTCGACGCGGTCGAATCGCGAAAAAACCTCTgcataattttgtttttttttttaacgagatCTGCGggataaataaaatgaataatttaaaacgaaaatgtgTAACCTAAACATTGCATCTCGTATGTATAATTATATGTTAGATCGTGCAATCGATGTTATAGTTCATACTATCTTTCTTACATATTGAGTGTCGCATTATATCTGTGTGTGCATTATTCTACAATCAGATCGTATAGATATAACTAAAACAAGTAAAGCATCAAGCATAGCAGCTCTAAGGAAAAGTGCGCGAGGAATTGGCAGAAAATCAATTTCGCCTGCCGCGAACCTTTAGGAATATAAACGGGATATATTAATCTTCGATCCGCGTATAGGGAAATTGATTAAAAGAGAGCTTTACAACTCTCGGAATTTCCTTTGTCCCTTTGCTTTGAACAACGCGCGCGTGCATCCGGAGAGTAAAGGGCGACGCGCGAAGAGAAAAATCTCCGAGAGGAAACGCTCGCCGGGTCGGATAAAGTCAGCCGAGTACACGACCTCGGAAGATGGGAAACGTCAATAATAGTCATCGCGAAGTACGAGGTGCCGCAATCACCTCgcaatcacacacacacacgcacacacgcacgcacacacacgcacgcacacacgcacagccCAGAGCAATGTGCTGCACCGGCCGCCTCAAACAGCTCTCGCTTCTTGTATACACACATCCTCCAACCCGCCACGTACATAATTGCGCATCATCATATCAGCAGCTTTCTGATGCCGAGCAAGGCTGCACTGGCGCAGGCCCCCGCTGCAATCCATGTAATTTATCGTGTCGCCTTTAAGGGCCGATCCTCGTCCATTAAATCGGACGGAGTTTAGCGAACGGTTAGAGGTCCTCGAGGCTACCAGCCCGCTGCTCGTTCATCCGAGCCGCGTACTGCGGCTGATACTTATATACCTGCGCTAtctgctctctatctctcgctgtgtGTGCTCGCGAGCCCCGAGCTTCCATCACGGCGGGTGCGCGCGACAAATCCCCCGTGTCGGCCGAGCCGACGGTGACCGCCACCTTGACTGCCCAGGCCAGGTTTCAGTACTTAACAGGTACAGAGGTATAACTTATTTATGTCATACGTCACTTTTTCTCACAGAATATAATACTGCAGCACACCCGCTTCTATATGTTTACATTCACACTGTAGAACTGTAGTACACGTGTATAATGTGATTCTCTTTATATTGTCATCGGAATAGATATTCCGTGTTTTAGATGTGCACGTTTTATTAGCTCGTCGATATAACGCGTACAGTGTGCTTTAGAGAGACGAGCTTGCATATATAGCGCCGTTCGATACGCAGAGCCGAAAAGAATAATGTTTATCGACGACGGCTGCAGCGCGATAGAAGAAGCCCGCATAATGCCGCTGCAAGCTCAAAGGTTTATTGAAGGCTCAAAGTTTTTGCTGCCTTTTTGCCGCAGCCGGTCGGGATCGAGAGGCGCGCAAAAGCTCGTCGAACGAAACGTGTGAATAGAATCGCCGCACGATCCTGCCTGTTTTCCTTTGACGCTTATATATTATTACGCATAGTGCATCGAACGGGGCTATACACAAGCTGCATCTCTGTTGCGAACAATTCAATTGAACTCGATCAACCCGTCGTATTATATAAGAACGGTGTATAACGCTCGCTTTTTTCAATCGCGCACGGATTATGAACGGAAACGCGCGACATGAATTCCGAATAGATGCGCCGACGCAATGATGATTTCTCGTAAAGTACGCGTATACACATACAAGCGCAGTTGACGGGGTCAGCGCGGTGAGCGCAACAGCCACTCGTACATGTAGAAAGGCGATTGCTTATTCAGTGATATCTGCGcttgagagcgcgcgcgttacacacacgcgtatacgtgtatgCGATGAACGTGCGAGAATCGGAATTCAGCCTGCAATATTGATAAGTATGTACGTGCGTTGCGGATGTGTCGGGAGCACACGATCGAGGGGAATTTTTTGCGCGCAAACGTGCCGATGAAATGCGGACGCTCCTGCAAATAAGAGAATTAATTGCTATATTCCGATTTTTCACAGCTTATTCGCCTGTACGCGACGTTTGCGATTTACGTTAGTTTTGAAAATGACAGTTGAAAATCAAAAGCAGTTGCGCACACGCCGTTGGAATGTGATTTTGGGGAAATTCTGACACTAACGGTTTTGTATAACGCCGATTCGAGGTTAACCGCGGTTTTCGACAACAATCAAGACACTCGCATTTTAAGCCTGTATAGACCAACAGCTGCTGCAAATAGTATATCGTTAAATAAAAAGGTAAAGCTCTACACGGCGCGGGCGATTCAATCTTCCAAAGACGCGGCGCGATATCCGATTCCGAAATAAGaggatttatatttatttatttatttttatgcgcTCGTGAGACGCATCGAAAATGAAGTTTATCTTTTCGTAATTGAATCCGCGCCGGCGGAACTATCAGACAATGGACTCGCGGATCCGCGGCGCTCGATCTCGGCGAGGCCATCGCAGCTGAGcttgcgcgcggcgcgcgtataatacacgagcAGAAAACGCCCCGAGAGTTTTTCTGTCCGTAGTCGACGCGTAGATAGGTAAATATATCGGCGTGCAGTTGTCCCAAGAGAGCCGACTGCAGCGAACTCTCTGCTTCCCACAGGTCGTTCCCAGAGCGGGGTGAACGAGACGATAATCTGGACGAGCGTGGGGATGGGCATCACCATTACCCTCCTCATAACCATCGCGCTCTGCTACATCGCTAGGGAGAAGTGCAAGAAGCGCCACGAGCCCTACAGATGACGAATGTATCCACCCCCGTCGTGGACGCTCCGCTACAATCCGCCGACGGGGATAGTCGTCAGTCCGACTCTCTCGTCCTCGGGCAGGCCCCGGGCGTACTACCTCACCATTTGAGCCCGGCTGACGaatagctgctgctgctgaagaAGAGCGCGGGATATATTCTGCACTTCTGTTTTGCCGGTTTGTTGCTGAGAAGCAACTACTGCTGCTCCGCGTGTAAATATCTTGCGATAATTCAGCCTCTTAAAACGCTGCACCTTTCGTTTGCGCAACGCTCTCTCATAAAGCTTGAAGAGCCGCTTTGACACTTCAACTCGCGACGTTCATTCGAAAGCTCCTTTTCAAAGGCGCGACCGCGGTACGAGAATGTGAAGCCGTGACTGCTGTTGAAAGTTCAAAGTCAGCTGTTGCTAGGTATATATACGACGTTATATCCACAGCCGTCAGGAACAcacgtctctcgctctctcgtgcggcggcggcggcggcggcgggaaaAAGCCAAAGGGTATAAAAGCTCGGTGGCGCGCGAGTGATGGACGACGACGCGACAAAGACAGGGCAGCGCGCGCTCCCGGTAAAAAGTGCAGCAGCCGCGCGAGAGACGAAGCATACACACAAGCGCAGTAAGCTCTATGTATAAATAGATAGAGCGTAAAAAGAGCATACCGTGTGGCGGCGGTGAAAAGCCGCTGAAAGTGGCTGCGCAGCTTTGAGAGACTCTATACGCTGGCGAAAATTCTCGGGAGATATACACCGCAGCGCCGTGCCGAGTTCCTGCAGGCATATTATACATAGACAGCCGCTAGACCTGCGAGTATGTACACATAGCGTCTTGTATGCATAGCGCGCGCCTCTGTGCGCGTCTATACCGCGAGGCGACTCTCGAGAGTAGGTTACAATTTGGAATGTATAATTCATGCGCGAGACTCGGGGGCACGTCGTCCGGGCTTGAAAAATTCCTTCGCCCCTCGTCGGCAGCTTCCCACTATggcactatatatatatatatatatatatatatatatatatatatatatatatatatatatatatatatatatatatgtcttcgcacatgcgcgcgcggctaccGCGAGGAGTTCAAAGACCGTCGCgcgaggacgaggaggagtAATGCGGTCGAAGGGGTTATTACGAGGAGGAAAACAAGAGAAAAGCTCGCCGCGAGAGCTTTCCGCGCTTGATTATTTCGGCGTCGCCGCCGCGGGAGGAGAAGAGAGAACGCCGAGGTATAAGCGTTTCCTGCGCGTCTCGTCTCCAATCGCGGGGCAGAAGCATCCATTAAAGTTATAGGTCAAACCGCGCGCCGAGagttcagtttttttttcgccttCCATTAGGCTGCTCGGCGACGCGGGAAATTGCTCGATTCCGGGAGAGCTTATTTGTTTGCCGGCCGCGATTTTCATGCGAttctcgcgcgtgtgtaaGAGCTTGTCcgtcatttttataattcctGATGTATCCGCGCGGTACCTTGTGTATTACGTATACGTGTATGGCTCAACGCGATAACGTGCGCAGAGTTTGTTCGAGATGATTATGTAACAATGTGgtataatatagtaagtattatcGAGGCGACGATTCGTTTGCGACGAGCGGGCGTCAATTCTAACAATGTGTCTCGTGTACAATTGGCTGAGCCTATAAACACCGATGTATGGCGTTACGATGATTTTTCCATCCTTGATGTAaatacgtatataatacatCAACATAATACTCTGTCACACGCTGCATGCTGTATCTTCCAGTTAAATAAACAAACCAATAAATGAGTGAATATAAAACGATAACGTTTAAACGCACTTATACATAAGTAAAACGCGATATCgataaaataatcattaaCTCAATGATAACAATAATACATACATACGCATGTACACTCCATGTTATAAGCGCAGTCGTCgctttgtaaatatttaaaagtcATCGCTTTGAAGTTTGTAAGCGTGAGCCTTTTGGAGAGGCTCGGCAAATATATTTTACGAGTTTTTAACGCGCTGTTGAATGTTGTATACTTTTAAgtctataattatatattatatacgtatgGGAATTGCGAAGCGTTTATCgtgataaaaattgaatgttATATGTGTTAAACAATGCAAGCTCTATGCAGAGATTGAAGTGTGTAAAATGTATATCGCGACAAAGGATGCAGCAACATCGTACGATATAATACCGTTAGCGTATTAAAGAggtcgcaaaaaaaaaattgaagcgaTTTTACCCGATAATGGCAGGCAGAATGTGCGTCGTTAATATGCTTCCCCCGGCAGGtgcattaaataatatattacacgCGCGTATGACGGAATGGAGTTACGATCGATTTCGGATAAAAAAAGGCCGACCGATACCCCAGCGAGAGCCTCTAATTGCTCGCACCTTGTCTTGCATAACGTATGCGTATATGTGTACCGGCGTCGCGCGAAGGGCTTGATTAATGGGCGAATTATTCAAAAGCTCCAAACTTCGCTCCAAGTATACTTCCTCCGCGCCAAGACCGGCACACTCTGGCTTCCGCTTCTTTTTCCCGACGAGCCGCGGCCTTTATGCAATATTCACGCTAAGGAGCGTGCCGGATAAATCTGTCTACGGAGTTTGTTATTGGACTTGCGAGTTAGCGCATGCGGAGCCGGGAGAGTATAAAAGGACCTCGAGATTTACTACTCTTCGCTGGGCTGTATAACAGGAGCTTGCGCGCGTTAATGGGGCATACTTCTTAattgcggcggcggcggcggcggcggcggcggcgggcctCCGTTATGTGTGTGCGTCGAGCTTTTATACGCAGCTTTTACGATGACTCGCGATTGAGGCGTATGTTATCACAATTCTAGTCACGGTGATGTAACGGCACATTTTACAATGACTCGGCGGAATCTCATATCTGCGTCAATATAGAGGAATATAGAATGCGTGTCGCGGAAAAACATCGGATCGGCCGTTTCCCTAGCGATGATCCCATTCCTGTTCGCGTGTGTAACGCCCCcctcgacgacgacaacgGCGACGACACTGGAGATGCGTGTAATTGTTGATCTTCTTAGAAGTTTCGACGACACCGATTATTCATCGGCTGTATCGGCTTTTTATCTTCGATTGAGAGGGAGAGAACAAGCAAAGTTTCCACAgttgtgtacacacacacgcttaaTTCAGCCTCGGGTCAGCCGCTGCCGACAAGCTGATGAATTTATTCGCTCGTACTCTCGCGCGTTGTTTTTAGTTTCAAAGGCGGATTTCGGTGTTTCGGAGCCACGCGACGAGGGACCACCCCCCGCTAAATTGAAATCGCCTTTTGAATAACTTTTACATCGCGGCTCTCTCGTCGACGCGACAAAGCGCATTTGCTATGGGCCAAATTGAAAGAGTCTTGTTATAGATGAAACACCGCGTGCGCGTAGAGTGCCAAATCCTGTATCGCATTATTCTATAGGCCTACTATTATGAAAAGGCGTAAGCGCGTGCTCGCTTTATCCTGTTTGCCCGCAGTGCTATAATTGCTTTCGTAACCTTCTTTCGTCGACCCCAAAGGCACATTGACTTATTACACGCGCAGATACGTCACAGATAGCACGCCGCGCGGATACGAGTAGCAGAATAATTCGTATAGCGAACGATAAGGCTTATCGAGCTGATGTAGAGAGTCTATAGGCGCAGCGCACATAGTTTCGATACCTTTTGCCGATCCCTATAAATCGCGCCTCGAAAGAACTGCGAGACGCGCGCATGCAGCGTGATACGTCAAAACTGCGCGCGGACCTGATTTATCGCGCGAGCTTCGACATACACACTGGAATGTCGGGTATGCCTTGCATACGCGCTGGCGGATTGAGTTGTGCGTCGGCGTGCGGAGGAGTTCGAAAACTATTCGATGACAAAAACAGCGCTTCATCGGGCAGTCCGAGCCAAGTGCCCTTATGAAATTGCCGTTGCATATACCCCCCGGCCACCACACCAAGTCCGGTACGATTTAAAAATAGCCGCCGCGCGAAATTGTCGGAATATCGCATCTTTCGCTGCTGGCATCGGTTATATATAGAGCGAAGAGCTTTCGATAATAGGCAATACGCTGTCTCGTAAAAGCTCATGagataaagcctttttactgcCCGGTGGCCCTTCCAGGCGCGCCgcgtaaattttaatttccgaTTCAAATGAGGCCGAAGCGGCTGCTTTCAATTTCCCCGCGCATTCGAGGCGTCGAATTTCGAAACTTTCGCCGTAACTGTGTAgctctatatatgtatatatgtattcgAGCTGCGCTTCAGAGGCAGCGGGCCAGTCGCGCGCGTTAATCATCGGGGAAAGAGGAAGCAGCGTGTAATGAAAAGCCGAGCCGAGGACGAGTCGACGGGCGGATCtgaaagagatagagcgagcgagagcgcaTTTCGCACACACGTGGAGGCCGAGAGGAAGTCCTATTCCCGAACGAGACTGCGGACGAGCTCGTCCGTGAAAATCGTGCGGTGAGCTTTCTGAATTATACAGGCGGGAGAGAGTCGATTCGAGCGCCGCCGGGGGAAGGAAGATTGAAAGAGAACGATCGGGGCAGACGCGCGACGCGACAAAGGGCACTTTATCGGCCCGGCTGTTTAGGCATCGGGGAAAAGGGACGAGTGTTATTTAGTCGTTTACGGATAAGCTCGCATGCTGTACCGCGTGTATAGTATGTGGTGGAGTAAGCTGGGACGCTGAACGAAAATCGCATAGCCGATGAATTTCGGTATTAACGAATTTATCGTGATTCGACATACGTGTACGCAGCTCTCTGTCTCATACGTATAGCCGTGCTGGgcataatttttactatacggATTTCGATGAGTGCGttatgtgtgtacgtgtgtgtaccGAGAGGATATTATGTACGAGACGACGTTACATGAATAACCGATATATTCTAAAAATTCGTGCCGACGTAGTgatttaaagtttttatttttatgaatcgTGAAACCTATTGTATTATCGACTAGCGCATCAACAGTATTAGATAACGGAGAGAGTATGTGAAAAGAAAGACAAACAGACGTCGAGTATTGCGCGTTATTATGGGACGACGGCGAAAAGgatcttgcaaaaaatatacagactgcctattataaaaaaataaaaatgtgagAGAACGTTGGCGCGTAGCCATTTTTCCTGCAGCGACGTTAATCGCTCTGATGAGAAATTGGATACTTCAATAAAACATTATCCGACTATCTTATGTTTTCGTACAGTATAGTTAGACTTTTTTTGAAATATCCAATACAGGCCGCGAGGAAAATGCGAACAAGAGGACGAGACTTTTCTGTGATGCATATACGAGAAATTGATATGTATATTCGATTGTTCGACTTGATTTTTGCTACTTTTACACGCTTTAGTGAGTACGTACGTTGATTTATAAACGAAATTGTACATACACGTCCTCTCTATATTGATATAATGTAGAAGGAAGTTAAACGCTATGTCTCTCTACTGATCAAAAAGTCCTTATCGGTTTCTgtagattttttaaaactaaaaatatatacataataacGAATAAACGTGAATAACAACCTTAAATGTTGAATATTTCAATGCTCCATGCGCATGATaaagattattaaaaaataaaaacagcaactaaaataataatatgaataTAAGAAACCAAAGATAATGAAATAAAGATAAATGTATTTGATTGTTAAACTAGATGATGCTAAGAGATGACGATGgtgtaattaaatttaaataaattaaataaacacACTTATTGACCAACACGTGAGATGAGCGAAAAGCGTCTGTTTCATTATATCCGCAACTTAACAATATGGTTGGTGAACAAAGTAGAAGCATTATAAATAGGAACATTTCTCATGATAACGATCTATCAAAAAACCGCAGACATATACCCGCAACGAAATATCCCATTTATTCTGcctcttctttcatatcctgtgagtCCCATATAGAAATACTTATGAAGTAATAAAATGATTCACCATAGGTATATCTACGACATTTTCAGTATTCCTATAGTGTTAAACCTTTGTATCTGAATTTGTAAGCTCTACATACTatatatgattttttcaatggaaaaataaaaaaaaatatgaaaaaactaTCGACGAGAGACGTTTACCGATGAATCACCTTTCACACCTTTTCCAGCTCCCATTAGTGCTATATTCATTTACACGTTTATTCGTTCCATTGCAGGgcttatttaataaatcaaaGTGACTTGCAGACCTTTCCATTTGTTCCCTTTTGTTTCGAGAAGAAAAGTTGC
The sequence above is drawn from the Nasonia vitripennis strain AsymCx chromosome 4, Nvit_psr_1.1, whole genome shotgun sequence genome and encodes:
- the LOC107981691 gene encoding uncharacterized protein LOC107981691; this translates as MPVGGRVAGKGGGVYSSSHNGRSQSGVNETIIWTSVGMGITITLLITIALCYIAREKCKKRHEPYR